The Mycobacterium haemophilum DSM 44634 sequence CCGGCCGGCGGCGTCGACGACGCGCTGGTGATCCTGGTCGACGACGTACTGTATTCCGGTCGCTCGGTGCGCGCCGCCCTCGATGCGCTGCGCGACGCGGGCCGGCCGCGGGTCGTCCAGTTGGCCGTGCTGGTCGATCGTGGCCACCGGGAACTGCCGCTCCGCGCCGACTACGTAGGCAAGAACGTGCCTACCTCGCGCCGGGAGAGCGTGCATGTGTTGCTGCGTGAGCACGACGGCCGCGACGGCGTGGTGATATCCAGGGACGGTGCGTGATGAGCAGACATCTGCTGACCGCCGGTGACTTGAGCCGCGACGACGCCACCGCAATCCTCGACGATGCCGATCGGTTCGCGCAGGCTCTGGTGGGTCGCGAGATCAAGAAGCTGCCGACGCTGCGCGGTCGCACGGTAATCACGATGTTCTATGAGAACTCGACTCGCACCCGAGTGTCGTTCGAGGTGGCCGGCAAGTGGATGAGCGCCGATGTGATCAACGTCAGCGCGGCCGGATCGTCGGCGAGTAAGGGCGAATCGTTGCGCGACACCGCGCTGACGCTGCGTGCGGCCGGCGCTGACGCGTTGATCATCCGGCACCCGGCCTCCGGTGCCGCGCATCTGCTCGCCGAGTGGACTGCTGCTGAGACCGATGAGGGTGGCCCGGCGGTGATCAATGCCGGCGACGGCACTCATGAGCACCCGACCCAGGCGCTGCTGGACGCGCTCACCATCCGTCAGCGGCTCGGCGGCATTGAAGGCCGGCGCATCGTGATCGTCGGCGACATCGTCCACAGCCGGGTCGCGCGGTCCAACGTCGTGCTGCTGGACACCCTGGGCGCCGAGGTGGTGCTGGTGGCGCCGCCGACCTTGTTGCCGGTCGGGGTTGACGGCTGGCCGGCCACTATCTCAGGCGACTTCGACGCCGAACTGCCCGCCGCCGACGCGGTGCTGATGCTGCGGGTACAGGCCGAACGGATGAATGGCGGCTTCTTCCCGTCTGTCCGCGAGTATTCCTGTCTCTACGGGCTAACCGAGCGGCGTCAGGCGATGCTGCCCGGCCATGCCGTGGTGCTGCACCCGGGGCCCATGCTGCGTGGCATGGAGATCGCCTCGTCAGTGGCTGACTCGTCGCAGTCAGCTGTGTTGCAACAGGTTTCCAACGGTGTGCATGTGCGGATGGCAGTGCTTTTCCATGTGCTGGTCGGGACCGAGTCAGCCGAAAAAGAGGGTGCGGCATGAGCGTCTTACTTCGCGGTGTCCGGTTGTATGGCGAAGGTGAACGGGTCGATGTCATGGTTGAGGACGGCCAAATCGCCAACATTGGTCCGGGCCTTGCCATTCCCGATACTGCTGACGTGATCGACGCCACCGGCCAGGTGCTGCTGCCCGGCCTGGTAGACCTGCACACCCACCTGCGTGAGCCGGGACGCGAATATGCCGAGGACATCGAAACTGGTTCGGCAGCAGCGGCTCTCGGTGGTTACACCGCGGTTTTTGCGATGCCCAATACCACCCCGGTGGCGGACAGTCCGGTGGTTACCGACCATGTCTGGCACCGCGGCCAGCAGGTCGGCCTGGTTGATGTGCACCCCGTCGGTGCGGTCACGGTTGGCCTGGCCGGAGCCGAGCTCACCGAGATGGGCATGATGGCTGCCGGCGCCGCGCAGGTGCGGCTCTTCTCCGACGACGGCAACTGCGTGCATAACCCGTTGGTGATGCGTCGTGCCCTGGAGTACGCCACCGGTCTGGGGGTGCTGATCGCCCAGCACGCCGAGGAGCCGAGGCTGACTGTTGGCGCTGTTGCGCACGAGGGGCCTATGGCCGCCAGGCTGGGATTGTCCGGATGGCCCAGGGCAGCCGAGGAATCGATCGTCGCCCGCGACGCCCTGCTGGCCCGCGACGCCGGCGCTCGGGTACACATCTGCCACGCCTCCACCGCCGGCACCGTGGATATTCTGAAATGGGCTAAAGCGCAAGGTATTTCGATCACCGCCGAAGTCACCCCGCATCACCTACTGCTCGACGACAGCAGGCTAGCCAGCTACGACGGGGTGAATCGGGTCAACCCGCCGCTGCGTGAAGCCGCGGATGCAATCGCACTGCGGCAGGCGTTGGCCGACGGGATCATCGATTGTGTGGCTACTGACCACGCCCCGCATGCCGAGCATGAGAAATGCGTCGAGTTCTGCGCGGCGCGCCCCGGCATGCTGGGCTTGCAGACGGCGCTGTCGGTGGTGGCGCACACAATGGTGGTGCCCGGCTTATTAACCTGGCGCGATGTCGCGCGGGTGATGAGTGAGAACCCGGCGCGCATCGCCGGGTTGCCCGATCATGGCCGGCCGCTGGAGGTGGGTGAACCGGCTAACCTGACGGTGGTGGACCCGGACGCTACCTGGACGGTCACCGGCGCCGGCTTGGCCAGCCGGTCAGCCAACACGCCGTACGAGTCGATGACCCTGCCCGTCACAGTGACTGCGACCCTGCTGCGCGGGAAGGTCACCGCCCGGGATCAGAAGAGCCCGGCATGAACTCCGGCACCCTGGTGGGGTCACTGGTTTTCGCGACGGTGCTGGTGGTGTTGGTCGCAGTGATGATCCAACTGATGATGCGCGGATGGCGGCGTCGTGGGCGGCGGCAGGCGGAGCTGATCGGCACCCTGCCCGACATGCCCGACGAGGTGGGTTCGGTAACTATTACTACCCGCGGCATGTACGTCGGGTGCACGATGGCGCCATCTTGGAACGACCGGATCGCGGTCGGCGATCTTGGGTATCGCAGCAAAGCGGTGCTGACCCGCTATCCCGAAGGAATCATGTTGCAGCGCAGCGGTGCCCGCCCGATTTGGATTCCACAGGAGTCGATTACTGCCATCCGTACCGAGCGCGGCATCGCCGGAAAGGTCGCCGC is a genomic window containing:
- a CDS encoding dihydroorotase; amino-acid sequence: MSVLLRGVRLYGEGERVDVMVEDGQIANIGPGLAIPDTADVIDATGQVLLPGLVDLHTHLREPGREYAEDIETGSAAAALGGYTAVFAMPNTTPVADSPVVTDHVWHRGQQVGLVDVHPVGAVTVGLAGAELTEMGMMAAGAAQVRLFSDDGNCVHNPLVMRRALEYATGLGVLIAQHAEEPRLTVGAVAHEGPMAARLGLSGWPRAAEESIVARDALLARDAGARVHICHASTAGTVDILKWAKAQGISITAEVTPHHLLLDDSRLASYDGVNRVNPPLREAADAIALRQALADGIIDCVATDHAPHAEHEKCVEFCAARPGMLGLQTALSVVAHTMVVPGLLTWRDVARVMSENPARIAGLPDHGRPLEVGEPANLTVVDPDATWTVTGAGLASRSANTPYESMTLPVTVTATLLRGKVTARDQKSPA
- a CDS encoding aspartate carbamoyltransferase catalytic subunit, with protein sequence MMSRHLLTAGDLSRDDATAILDDADRFAQALVGREIKKLPTLRGRTVITMFYENSTRTRVSFEVAGKWMSADVINVSAAGSSASKGESLRDTALTLRAAGADALIIRHPASGAAHLLAEWTAAETDEGGPAVINAGDGTHEHPTQALLDALTIRQRLGGIEGRRIVIVGDIVHSRVARSNVVLLDTLGAEVVLVAPPTLLPVGVDGWPATISGDFDAELPAADAVLMLRVQAERMNGGFFPSVREYSCLYGLTERRQAMLPGHAVVLHPGPMLRGMEIASSVADSSQSAVLQQVSNGVHVRMAVLFHVLVGTESAEKEGAA